Proteins encoded together in one Phoenix dactylifera cultivar Barhee BC4 unplaced genomic scaffold, palm_55x_up_171113_PBpolish2nd_filt_p 001357F, whole genome shotgun sequence window:
- the LOC103716867 gene encoding ARM REPEAT PROTEIN INTERACTING WITH ABF2-like isoform X1, with product MPLTVLSSSLSLFLQLNKKAYGVLCSPLSLLLLLSALLFLGVIWFLKQKEEAEKPITTAAPPVKATSFGHHPSRPSKEAPRDHSHYQQPMAEDSEPTADVDSAHHWLSRARQLVPTSLDKARAATGFPGRWKAIVSKLERVPPCLSDLSSHPCFAKNALCIELLQSVADVLADAVELADRSSEKPCVGKLQMQSDLDALSAKLDLSLRDCSLLIKTGVLGDATLPPVAARSHESSAPPQSNVCELLARLQIGHAEAKHRAVEGLLELMREDEKSVLAVLSRSNMSALIQLLTATAPKLREKTATVICLLAESGSCEKLLVSEGVLPPLIRLAESGSPVGREKAVVSLQRLSMSVDTARSIVGHGGVRPLIEICQTGDSICQSAAAGTLKNLSAVPEVRQTLAEEGIVRVMIDLLDCGIVLGSKEYAAECLQNLTASNDGLRRSVILEGGLRSLLAYLDGPLPQESAVGALRNLVGSVSAEALMSLGLLPRLVHVLKDGSLGAKQAAASTICRISNSSEMKKVIGEFGCAPLLVRMLETKSNGAREVAAQAIATLISYPQNSREVRKDEKSVPSLVQLLDPSPQNTARKYAISCLLILSSGKRCKKLMISYGAVGYLKKLSEMDVAGARKLLERLQRGKLRSLFSRK from the exons ATGCCATTGACCGTTCTATCATCATCTCTCAGTCTTTTTCTTCAGCTGAACAAGAAGGCGTATGGTGTTCTCTGCTCCCCACTCTCGCTCCTACTGCTGTTGTCGGCTCTCCTTTTCTTGGGTGTTATTTGGTTCTTAAAGCAGAAGGAAGAGGCGGAGAAGCCCATCACAACAGCTGCTCCTCCCGTTAAAGCTACATCCTTTGGCCATCATCCTTCTCGCCCAAGCAAAGAGGCCCCTCGAG ATCACAGCCACTATCAGCAGCCCATGGCTGAAGACTCCGAGCCTACCGCCGACGTCGACTCCGCCCACCACTGGCTGTCCCGAGCCCGGCAGCTCGTCCCCACCTCTCTTGACAAGGCCCGGGCGGCCACTGGCTTCCCCGGGCGCTGGAAGGCCATCGTCTCCAAGCTGGAGCGCGTCCCGCCGTGCCTCTCCGACCTCTCCAGCCACCCTTGCTTCGCGAAGAACGCACTATGTATAGAACTCCTCCAGTCGGTGGCAGACGTGCTGGCAGATGCCGTCGAACTTGCTGACCGCTCGTCGGAGAAGCCTTGCGTCGGAAAGCTTCAAATGCAGAGCGACCTTGATGCGCTCTCCGCCAAGCTTGATCTCAGCCTACGGGACTGTTCCCTTCTGATCAAGACTGGCGTTCTCGGTGATGCCACCCTGCCTCCGGTAGCTGCGCGCAGCCATGAGTCATCAGCCCCACCTCAGTCCAATGTATGTGAATTGCTCGCGCGCCTACAGATCGGCCATGCTGAAGCCAAGCATCGCGCAGTCGAGGGTCTGCTCGAGTTGATGAGGGAGGATGAGAAGAGTGTTCTTGCGGTGCTTAGCCGGAGCAATATGTCCGCCCTTATACAATTGCTCACAGCAACGGCTCCTAAGCTCAGAGAGAAAACTGCAACAGTGATTTGCTTGCTCGCCGAGTCCGGGAGCTGTGAGAAATTGCTGGTATCAGAAGGTGTGCTCCCACCACTGATCAGGCTGGCAGAGTCTGGGAGCCCGGTGGGCCGGGAGAAGGCGGTGGTGTCCCTTCAGAGGCTGTCCATGTCAGTGGACACTGCCCGCTCGATCGTCGGTCATGGTGGTGTTCGCCCACTGATCGAAATCTGCCAGACAGGGGACTCCATTTGCCAGTCGGCTGCTGCAGGCACCTTGAAGAATCTCTCAGCCGTGCCCGAAGTGAGGCAGACTTTGGCTGAGGAGGGGATAGTTAGAGTCATGATCGATCTCCTGGATTGTGGAATCGTTTTGGGTTCCAAAGAGTATGCTGCTGAGTGCTTGCAGAATCTAACAGCCAGCAACGACGGTTTGAGGAGGTCGGTCATCTTGGAGGGAGGCCTGAGGAGCCTTTTGGCCTACCTTGATGGGCCATTGCCACAGGAGTCTGCCGTCGGTGCATTGAGGAATCTGGTGGGCTCGGTCTCGGCTGAAGCTCTCATGTCACTAGGCCTCCTTCCCCGATTGGTACATGTGCTGAAGGATGGATCATTAGGTGCGAAACAGGCGGCAGCATCAACCATTTGCAGGATATCCAATTCGTCTGAGATGAAGAAAGTGATCGGAGAATTTGGCTGTGCGCCTTTGCTTGTGAGGATGCTCGAGACAAAGTCGAACGGCGCAAGGGAGGTGGCAGCCCAGGCCATTGCTACCTTGATAAGCTACCCTCAGAACAGTAGGGAGGTTAGGAAGGATGAGAAGAGCGTGCCAAGTCTGGTTCAGTTGCTCGATCCAAGCCCTCAGAACACGGCGAGGAAGTATGCTATATCTTGCCTGTTAATTCTATCATCGGGTAAGAGATGTAAGAAATTGATGATTTCTTATGGTGCTGTTGGGTATCTTAAGAAGCTCTCCGAAATGGATGTGGCTGGTGCCAGGAAGCTGCTTGAAAGATTACAAAGAGGGAAATTAAGGAGCTTGTTCAGTAGGAAATAG
- the LOC103716867 gene encoding ARM REPEAT PROTEIN INTERACTING WITH ABF2-like isoform X2: protein MAEDSEPTADVDSAHHWLSRARQLVPTSLDKARAATGFPGRWKAIVSKLERVPPCLSDLSSHPCFAKNALCIELLQSVADVLADAVELADRSSEKPCVGKLQMQSDLDALSAKLDLSLRDCSLLIKTGVLGDATLPPVAARSHESSAPPQSNVCELLARLQIGHAEAKHRAVEGLLELMREDEKSVLAVLSRSNMSALIQLLTATAPKLREKTATVICLLAESGSCEKLLVSEGVLPPLIRLAESGSPVGREKAVVSLQRLSMSVDTARSIVGHGGVRPLIEICQTGDSICQSAAAGTLKNLSAVPEVRQTLAEEGIVRVMIDLLDCGIVLGSKEYAAECLQNLTASNDGLRRSVILEGGLRSLLAYLDGPLPQESAVGALRNLVGSVSAEALMSLGLLPRLVHVLKDGSLGAKQAAASTICRISNSSEMKKVIGEFGCAPLLVRMLETKSNGAREVAAQAIATLISYPQNSREVRKDEKSVPSLVQLLDPSPQNTARKYAISCLLILSSGKRCKKLMISYGAVGYLKKLSEMDVAGARKLLERLQRGKLRSLFSRK from the coding sequence ATGGCTGAAGACTCCGAGCCTACCGCCGACGTCGACTCCGCCCACCACTGGCTGTCCCGAGCCCGGCAGCTCGTCCCCACCTCTCTTGACAAGGCCCGGGCGGCCACTGGCTTCCCCGGGCGCTGGAAGGCCATCGTCTCCAAGCTGGAGCGCGTCCCGCCGTGCCTCTCCGACCTCTCCAGCCACCCTTGCTTCGCGAAGAACGCACTATGTATAGAACTCCTCCAGTCGGTGGCAGACGTGCTGGCAGATGCCGTCGAACTTGCTGACCGCTCGTCGGAGAAGCCTTGCGTCGGAAAGCTTCAAATGCAGAGCGACCTTGATGCGCTCTCCGCCAAGCTTGATCTCAGCCTACGGGACTGTTCCCTTCTGATCAAGACTGGCGTTCTCGGTGATGCCACCCTGCCTCCGGTAGCTGCGCGCAGCCATGAGTCATCAGCCCCACCTCAGTCCAATGTATGTGAATTGCTCGCGCGCCTACAGATCGGCCATGCTGAAGCCAAGCATCGCGCAGTCGAGGGTCTGCTCGAGTTGATGAGGGAGGATGAGAAGAGTGTTCTTGCGGTGCTTAGCCGGAGCAATATGTCCGCCCTTATACAATTGCTCACAGCAACGGCTCCTAAGCTCAGAGAGAAAACTGCAACAGTGATTTGCTTGCTCGCCGAGTCCGGGAGCTGTGAGAAATTGCTGGTATCAGAAGGTGTGCTCCCACCACTGATCAGGCTGGCAGAGTCTGGGAGCCCGGTGGGCCGGGAGAAGGCGGTGGTGTCCCTTCAGAGGCTGTCCATGTCAGTGGACACTGCCCGCTCGATCGTCGGTCATGGTGGTGTTCGCCCACTGATCGAAATCTGCCAGACAGGGGACTCCATTTGCCAGTCGGCTGCTGCAGGCACCTTGAAGAATCTCTCAGCCGTGCCCGAAGTGAGGCAGACTTTGGCTGAGGAGGGGATAGTTAGAGTCATGATCGATCTCCTGGATTGTGGAATCGTTTTGGGTTCCAAAGAGTATGCTGCTGAGTGCTTGCAGAATCTAACAGCCAGCAACGACGGTTTGAGGAGGTCGGTCATCTTGGAGGGAGGCCTGAGGAGCCTTTTGGCCTACCTTGATGGGCCATTGCCACAGGAGTCTGCCGTCGGTGCATTGAGGAATCTGGTGGGCTCGGTCTCGGCTGAAGCTCTCATGTCACTAGGCCTCCTTCCCCGATTGGTACATGTGCTGAAGGATGGATCATTAGGTGCGAAACAGGCGGCAGCATCAACCATTTGCAGGATATCCAATTCGTCTGAGATGAAGAAAGTGATCGGAGAATTTGGCTGTGCGCCTTTGCTTGTGAGGATGCTCGAGACAAAGTCGAACGGCGCAAGGGAGGTGGCAGCCCAGGCCATTGCTACCTTGATAAGCTACCCTCAGAACAGTAGGGAGGTTAGGAAGGATGAGAAGAGCGTGCCAAGTCTGGTTCAGTTGCTCGATCCAAGCCCTCAGAACACGGCGAGGAAGTATGCTATATCTTGCCTGTTAATTCTATCATCGGGTAAGAGATGTAAGAAATTGATGATTTCTTATGGTGCTGTTGGGTATCTTAAGAAGCTCTCCGAAATGGATGTGGCTGGTGCCAGGAAGCTGCTTGAAAGATTACAAAGAGGGAAATTAAGGAGCTTGTTCAGTAGGAAATAG